From Microcoleus sp. FACHB-831, one genomic window encodes:
- a CDS encoding pentapeptide repeat-containing protein codes for MEVSYLLNLYEAGERNFAGVDLSGADLRGVTLIGVNLTGANFRGANLSRAFLTKSDLSGAMLNWADLSFVKLSEGKLVDADLTKANLSGAFLVKSKLPGAKMSGANLANANLRSANLWGANLCSGNLQQINLREANLSGVNLSWANLCGARLSGARLYGASLNGTNFSRAFLKGLDLSGVDLQGVNLSGAKMSGAKLEGANLIGADLREATMRLVNLKGADLTGANLAGACLAEANLTWTILSKADLSGADLNDATLSGANFDGARIDGDIRPDSAQQFFYSGTSSNAIPFGEAAGAMVG; via the coding sequence ATGGAAGTAAGCTATCTACTCAACCTTTACGAAGCTGGAGAAAGAAACTTTGCTGGGGTTGACCTCAGCGGAGCAGATTTGAGGGGAGTTACGCTAATCGGCGTCAATCTCACGGGCGCTAATTTCAGGGGAGCCAATCTCAGTAGGGCTTTTTTAACTAAGTCAGATTTGAGCGGCGCTATGCTGAACTGGGCGGATTTAAGTTTTGTAAAACTCAGCGAAGGCAAACTGGTAGATGCAGACTTGACTAAAGCTAACCTAAGCGGAGCTTTCCTGGTGAAGTCAAAACTACCGGGGGCAAAAATGAGCGGTGCAAATCTAGCCAATGCTAACCTCCGCTCGGCTAACTTGTGGGGTGCTAATCTGTGCAGCGGGAATCTGCAACAAATCAACTTGCGGGAAGCTAATCTTAGTGGCGTCAACTTGAGTTGGGCTAATTTGTGCGGAGCAAGGCTGAGTGGCGCGAGGCTGTATGGGGCTTCATTAAATGGCACCAATTTCAGTAGGGCTTTCTTAAAGGGATTAGACCTGAGTGGAGTCGATTTACAGGGGGTAAACCTCAGTGGGGCTAAAATGAGTGGCGCTAAACTAGAAGGCGCTAACTTAATAGGAGCGGATTTGAGGGAAGCAACGATGCGTCTAGTGAATCTAAAAGGGGCAGACTTGACAGGAGCAAATCTGGCAGGGGCTTGCCTTGCAGAGGCCAATTTGACCTGGACGATACTTAGCAAAGCGGATCTTAGCGGCGCCGACTTGAACGATGCGACGCTGAGCGGCGCAAATTTTGATGGTGCTAGGATTGATGGCGATATCCGGCCTGATTCGGCGCAACAATTTTTCTACTCAGGGACAAGTAGTAATGCGATACCTTTTGGAGAAGCGGCGGGAGCAATGGTTGGGTGA
- the cutA gene encoding divalent-cation tolerance protein CutA codes for MDKHSATTGYGVVLVTASSRQEAEAIAEALINSHLAACVNLFPVHSIYTWQGKVNSEEEWQLIIKTDLAQFPTLEAKIRQLHSYEVPEIIALPILAGSEPYLQWISEQVSGNE; via the coding sequence ATGGATAAGCATTCTGCTACAACTGGCTACGGCGTAGTGTTGGTGACAGCTTCCTCGCGGCAAGAGGCGGAGGCGATCGCTGAAGCTTTAATTAATTCTCACCTAGCTGCTTGTGTCAACCTGTTTCCTGTCCATTCTATTTACACATGGCAAGGAAAGGTTAACTCGGAAGAAGAGTGGCAGCTGATAATTAAAACTGACTTAGCGCAATTTCCTACTCTGGAAGCTAAGATTCGACAATTGCACTCATATGAAGTACCAGAAATAATTGCTCTGCCAATTTTGGCAGGCTCTGAGCCATACTTACAGTGGATTTCAGAGCAAGTTAGCGGTAATGAGTAA
- a CDS encoding ADP-ribosylglycohydrolase family protein, which produces MQSDSKTLAGLMGVCVADALGVPVEFSSRADRVSSPVETMFGYGTYNQPPGTWSDDSSLTFCLADSMCWGFSLDAIADSFCRWYSDNYWTPHGNLFDIGNSTAKAIERLKQGVPPLEAGGKDEHSNGNGSLMRILPLAYYHKNLDFSQLIERVHNVSSITHAHLRCQIACGIYISIAVCLLNDSAPKSAYLQGIQNAREIYSQDVYANERPHFERVFSGDISSLPEESINSNGYVINTLEAALWCFLNTSSYREAVLKAVNLGGDTDTTAAVTGGLAGIYYGVNNIPQEWIDQIARKDDIIYLARRLNSAMKND; this is translated from the coding sequence ATGCAAAGCGACTCTAAAACCCTGGCAGGATTGATGGGCGTGTGTGTGGCTGACGCCTTGGGCGTCCCCGTAGAGTTCAGCAGTCGAGCCGACCGGGTAAGCTCGCCAGTAGAAACTATGTTCGGCTACGGAACTTATAATCAACCCCCTGGTACTTGGTCAGATGATAGCTCTCTTACCTTCTGCTTGGCAGATTCTATGTGCTGGGGGTTTTCATTAGATGCGATCGCAGATTCTTTCTGCCGCTGGTACAGCGACAACTACTGGACTCCGCACGGCAATCTTTTCGACATTGGCAACTCTACAGCAAAAGCTATCGAACGTCTCAAACAAGGCGTTCCACCTCTAGAGGCTGGTGGTAAGGATGAACATAGTAATGGCAATGGTTCGTTGATGCGAATATTACCCCTTGCTTATTACCACAAAAATCTAGATTTTTCTCAACTAATTGAGCGCGTACACAACGTTTCTTCAATTACTCACGCTCATCTAAGATGCCAAATAGCCTGCGGAATCTATATCAGTATTGCCGTTTGTCTATTGAATGATTCAGCTCCAAAGTCTGCCTATCTCCAAGGTATACAAAATGCCCGCGAAATTTATTCCCAAGACGTATACGCTAATGAAAGGCCGCATTTTGAAAGAGTTTTCAGCGGAGATATTTCCAGTTTGCCAGAAGAATCAATTAATTCCAACGGCTATGTTATTAATACCCTAGAGGCTGCGCTTTGGTGTTTCTTGAATACCTCCTCATATCGGGAAGCAGTACTCAAAGCTGTGAATCTTGGCGGCGATACCGATACTACCGCTGCTGTCACTGGCGGTTTAGCTGGCATTTATTACGGCGTTAACAACATTCCTCAAGAATGGATAGATCAAATTGCTAGAAAAGATGACATTATTTACTTGGCAAGACGTTTAAACTCAGCAATGAAAAACGATTAA